Below is a window of Leucobacter chromiiresistens DNA.
CGAGCGGTACACGCACACGCAGGCGCTCGGCAACACGATGGTGCTGCCCGCGACGGCCGACGCCCCCGGCCGCACCGTGCTGGCGCAGGAGTTCCCCATCTCGATCGACGCGGCGGCGTTCGCCGAGGTGGCGCGCCGCACCGAGACGCAGCAGCGCGCCCGCGAGATCCGCGCCGAGCTCGGCGACCCGAAGACGGTGATGCTCGGCGTCGACCGCCTCGATTACACCAAGGGCATCCGTCACCGCCTGAAGGCGTTCGACGAGCTGCTCGCCGACGACGAGATCGATGCCTCTGACATCGTGCTGGTGCAGGTCGCGAGCCCGAGCCGCGAGCAGGTGGACGCGTACCGCCAGCTGCGCAACGAGGTCGAGCTCACCGTCGGGCGCCTGAACGGCGAGCACGGCACCATCGGCCACTCGCCGCTCGTGTACCTGCACCGCGGGTACTCCCGGGAGGAGATGGTCGCCCTGTACCTCGCCGCCGACGTGCTGCTCGTCACGCCGCTGCGCGACGGCATGAACCTGGTGGCGAAGGAGTACGTCGCGTGCCGCGAGGACGAGCAGGGCGTGCTCGTGCTGAGCGAGTTCGCGGGCGCCGCCGACGAGCTGAAGGATGCGCTGCTCGTGAACCCGCACGACATCGAGGGGCTGAAAGCAGCCTTCCTGCGCGCGACCCACATGCCGCAGGAGGAGCAGCGCCGCCGCATGCAGGGGCTGCGGCGCGCCGTGCACGACAACGACGTGGAGCACTGGGCGTCGGGCTTCCTCGGCTCGATGACCTCGATCTCGGAGACGCGGGCGGCGGCGCAGGCCAGCGGCACGCCGGAGGGTGCGACGGGCCCCGTGTCGCTCGTGCCCCAGGCGTTCGTGCCGCGCAGCGTGGGCGACCGGCTGCGGCGCATCGCCACGGCGTCGTCGCTGCTCGTCGCCACCGACTTCGACGGCACCATCGCGCCGATCGTGCCCCGGCCGCAGGATGCGCGCATGCTGCCGCGGGCGCGGCAGGCGCTCGAGATGCTGAGCGCCGCTCCGGGGGTGCGCGTCGCGCTGCTGACGGGCCGCTCGCTCGGCGGGCTCGCCGACACCGGCACGGGCGGCGAGGGCTGGATCGTGTCGGGATCGCACGGGTCGGAGCTCACCGGCTTCGACGTCTCGGGCATCACCGGGGGCATCGGCGGAGCGCCGACGGACGAGGAATCGGAGCGGCTGGACCGCCTCACGCGACGATTCGAGCGGGTGCTCGGCTCGGAGCCCGGGGTGCGCCTCGAGCGCAAGCCCTTCGGCGTGGCGGTGCACACGCGGGAGGTGGCGGATCCCGAGTACGGCCGCGAGCTGCTGGCGGCCGCCGTCGAGTTCGGCGTCGCCGAGGGGCTGCACGTGCGGGAGGGCAAGCAGGTGCGCGAGTTCTCGGTGCGGGCCTCCGACAAGGGGACGGTGCTCCAGAGCATCCGCGACGCGCTGCCCGCCGGCCCCGTGCTCTTCCTCGGCGACGACGTCACCGATGAGGACGCGTTCGCGGTGCTCGGGCCCGACGACCTCGGGATCAAGGTGGGGGAGGGCGAGACGGCTGCCGCCGAGCGCATCCCGGATCCCGCCGCCGCGGCGGCGGTGCTCGCGCGCCTCGTGGAGCTGCGCACGGGCATCGTCATCGGCTCCGACTGAGCCGACGGGCTGCGACGGCGCTCCCCCGCCCCGGCCCGTCGGCCGTGCGGGGAAGCGCCGTCGGCGCGCCCGCTCGAGCACCGCACGCCCCGCGATTACCGATCGACGGCTGCGAAATCAACCCCGCAGACAGTCCGTGGAGCGGGGCAATACGCTCGTGAGCGAATCGATGATCTCCCAGGATCGATTCTCCGAAACGACGATTAGGAGTGACCCGAGATGCACACTGTCAGCAGCGACATCGATATCGACCTTCCCGTCCGCACCGTCTACAACCAGTGGACGCAGTTCGAGGACTTCCCGGCCTTCATGGGCGGCGTCGAAGAGGTGAAGCAGGTCGACGAGACGACGCTCAACTGGCGGGTCACCGTGGGCGGCGTCGAGCGCGACTTCCTCGCGAAGATCACCGAGCAGGTGCCCGACGAGCGCGTCGCCTGGAACAGCGTCTCCGGCCCGTCCCACGCGGGGGTCGTGACGTTCCACCGCCTCGACGAGAACAAGACCCGCGTGCGCCTCCAGCTCGACTGGGAGCCCGAGGGGTTCGTCGAGCACGCCGGCGCCCTGCTGCAGCTCGACGACGCGCAGGTGGCGAAGGATCTCAAGGAGTTCGCGCGCCTGCTCGAATCCAACGGCTTCGAGTCGGGGGCGTGGCGCGGAGCGGTCGACCGGCCGAACGACGGCACCGCCGTCTGAGCACGCCGCAGCAGCACCGAAGCACCGAAGAAAGGGGACGGCTATGGCCGAACTGTGGGAGCCGACCGACGAGATCGATGGCGACGAGGACCTGACGGTCACCGATCACCGCGATGAAGACGCGCCGCTCGTGAGCGCCGACGACGAGCAGTCGATCGAGACGACGACCGACGACCCGCGCGAAGCGCTCGAGGAGCTCGGCGAGGACGTCTCGTCCTCCCCGGCGCGACGCGCGGAGGAGACCGACATCGATCCGGAGGCCGCTGCGGACGGCGGCGACGATCGCGAGCCGGGAGAGGCACTCTGAGCGTGAGTCGCACCGAGACCGATGCGCGCAGCTTCGGCGTCGAGGAGGAGTACCTGCTGCTCGACGCCGAGAGCGGCGCGCCCATCGACCGGGCGGCGCAGATCGTCGCGCGCCGCCCCGAGCTCCGCCGCGAGGCCGACCGGGAGTTCTTCTCCAGCCAGCTGGAGACGGCGTCGCCCGTGTGCACCGAGGCGGCCGAAGCCGATGCGGCGCTCCGCAGCTTCCGCGACACCGCGGGAGCTGCGGCGCGCGAGGAGGGCGCCGTGCTCGCGGGCACCGGCCTGCCGCCCGTCGGCGGCGAGCAGGAGGGATCGGTGACGCCGAAGGCGCGCTACCGCGAGATCCGCTCCGAGCTGCGCGCGGCGGCGGCGCACCAGTACGTCACCGGCACGCACGTGCACGTCTCCGTGCCCTCGCGAGACGCCGGCGTCACGGCCCTGCGCGGTCTCGCGCGCTGGGCGCCCGCACTGCTCGCGATCACGGCGAACTCGCCGATCTGGTGCGGCGAGGAGACCGGGCTCGCGAGCTGGCGCCACATCAAGAGCATGTCGTGGCCCCTGGCCGGGTATCCGCCGGAGTTCTCCTCGGGCGACGAGTACGAGCAGACGGTGACCCGTCTGGTGGAGACGGGAGTGCTCATCGATCCGGGCATCGTGACCTGGGTCGCGCGCCTCTCCGAGCGGTTCCCGACGATCGAGCTGCGCATCGCCGACGCCCAGCTCGACCCCGAGTCGGCCGTGTCGTTCGCGCTGCTCGTGCGGGGCCTCGTCGACCGCGTGCTCGCCGACGTCGAGCGCGGCGTCGAGGAGCAGCGCGCCACGCCGGGGCTCGTGAACGGGGCGATCTGGATGGCGGCGCGCGACGGGCTCTCGACGTCGCTCATCGACCCCGTGCAGGGAACGGCCCAGCCGGCCGCCGCCATGCTGAATGACATGTTCGCGTACGCCGAGCCATCGCTGGAGAGCTTCGGCGACGCCGAACGCGTGGAGCGCTACCTCGGCGACCTGCGCACGCACGGCGGGCCGGCGCAGCGCCAGCTCGCGAGCTTCCGCGAGAACGGCGTCGCCGGTCTGCTGGAGCTCTACCGCGCTGCCGGGGTGCAGGGGGCCCGATGAGCGGGTCGGGCCGCCGCCGCGGCGGCCCGATCACGCGCGAGCTCGACGGCGACGGCTTCGTCTACCGGCGCGACGGGCGCCGGCTGACGGCGGCCAAGGAGATCGCGCGGATCGAGGCGCTCGCGATCCCGCCGGCCTGGACCGACGTGCGCATCGCGCGAGGCCCCTCGGCGAAGGTGCTCGCGCGGGGGATCGACGCGGCCGGCCGCACGCAGATGATCTACCACCCCCGCTTCCGCCAGCGGCGGGAGCGCGAGAAGTTCGCGCGGCTGGGCCGGTTCGGCGCCGCGCTCCCCAAGCTCCGCGCCCGCGTCGACCGGGATCTGCGTCGCAAGCGCCTCGGCAGAGAGCGCGTGGTGGCCTGCGTGATCCGGCTCATCGACCTCGAGTTCTTCCGCGTCGGCAACGAGGAGTACGCGGCCAAGCACGGCAGCTACGGCGTCACGACGCTCCGCGAGGAGCACATCGAGGCGACCGGGAGCTCCGTGCGCTTCGACTTCGTGGGCAAGAGCGGGAAGCGGCATGCGCGCCGAGTCGCGGACCCGCGCATCGCCCGACTGATCGCGCGGCTCGAAGAGCTGCCCGGAGACGAGGTGTTCCGCTTCTTCGAGGACACGGGAGTGTCTCGGCAGGTGCGCAGCAAGCACGTGAACGCGTACGTCAAACGCGTGATGGGCGAGGAGTTCACCGCCAAGGACTTCCGTACGTGGGGAGGCAGCCGCATGGCGCTCTCCTCACTGCTCGAGCACGACGAGGACGCGTTCCGCACGCAGAAGCGGGCGGCCGCCGCGACGCGGGAGGCGATCCGCTCGGCGGCGGAGCGGCTCGGCAACACGCCCGCCGTGACGAAGTCGTCGTACATCGACCCGCGGGTGCTCGCGCTCGCGGAGGACCGGGCGGCGCGGGAGCGGTTGCGCAAGGCGCGGAAGAAGATGCGCCCCGGCGAGCACCTGAGCGTCGACGAGCAGTGCCTGCTCGCGCTGCTGGCCCGCCGAGCCCCGCGCTGAGCGCGGAACCCGGCGGCCCGGCCTCAGCGTGCGAGCGCCTCGCTGACCGCAGTGGGGGAGTCGTACGACGTGTCGGCCAGCGCTTCGAGCGCCGACACCACGTCGTTCGGCGCCCCCGAATCGCGAGCCGCGTCGACCAGCGCCGAGCGGTCGGCGGGGTAGTCGACCCCGCCGAGGTATCGCTGCACCTCGATGGGGTTCTGCGGTTCTGACATGGGATCTCCTTTCCTTACGAGCCCGGATCGGGAGGGCCCCGATCCGGGTACAGGTCGCGGCCGCTGCGCCGCAGCCGTCATCGCGCCGCCGTCATGCCTCAGCGGTGGTGCGCAGGCGGTCGATGAGCTCGGTGGTGGAGTGATCGGGCACGTAGTCGAGGATCACCACCTCGCCGCCCGCGCGTCGCACCTCCGCCGCCTCCTCCAGCATCTCCGGCGTGTAGTCGCCGCCCTTCGCGTACACGTCGGGCCGCAGCTCACGGATCGTCGCGCACGCGGTGTCGTCGTCGAAGACGGTGACGTAGTCGACGCACGACAGCTCCGCCAGCACGTTCGCCCGGTCGCGCACCCCGTTCACGGGACGCCCCGGGCCCTTCAGCCGTCGGGCGGAGTCGTCGCTGTTCAGCGCCACGACGAGCACGTCGCCCAGTCTGCGGGCCTGCTTCAGCGATGCCGTGTGCCCCCGGTGCAGCACGTCGAAGCAGCCGTTCGTGAACACGATGCGGTCGCCCGCGCGCCGGTGCACGTCGAGGCGCTCCGCCAGCTCCGCCACCGAGATCTGGGGGTCGGGGGCGGCCGACGACCGCAGCTCCAGCTCGTCCAGTGAGCAGCGGCACGTGCCCGTGCGCTCCACCGCGATATCGGCCGCGAGCTGCGCGAGCTCGACGGCCCGCGGAAGCTCGCACCCCGCGGCCCGGGCCACCGACAGCGCCGAGACGAATACATCGCCCGCCCCCGACGCCTGCTGCTCGGGAGCCGCGTGCGCCCGCGTGCGATGCGGCGGGGCGTCATCGGTCAGCAGCACCGTGCCGGTGCGGTCGAGCGTGACCACGACCGCCTCCGCGCCGCTGCGCCGCCGGAGCGCGTCGCCGGCCGCCGCCGCGGCCGCAACCCGGTCCTCTCCCGAGCCGAGGCGCTCGCCGAGCAGCCGCTCCGTCTCGCCCGCGTTGGGCGTGATCACGTCGGGGCGGAGGGCCGCCCACCGGGCCGGGTCGTGCGCATCGACCACGAGCAGGGCGGCGCGGGGGAGCGCCGCGAGCGCCGAGATCATCGCGTCGTCGAGGAGGGCCGCGCCGTAGTCGCAGATCACGAGGGCGTCGCACTCGGCGAGCGCCTCGGCGAGGTCGTCGAGCAGCTGCCGCCGCACCTGCTCGGGCCACGGCTCGCGCTGGGTGTCGTCGAGCCGGATGAGCACCTGGTCGGCGACCGACACGCGCGCCTTCGTCGTGGTGCGCGCGCCCGCGACGCGCTGCAGCGCCCGCACGTCGACGTCGGCCTCCGTGAGACGCTCGCGCAGGCGGTCGCCCGGCTCATCGGCCCCGATCGCGCCGAAGGCGCGCACGCGGGCGCCGAGCGCGGAGAGATTGCGGGCGGTGTTCGCCGCGCCCCCCGGCAGATCGGAGGCGCCCGCGAGCTCCACCACGGGCGCCGGCGCCTCGCGCGCCACGCGATCGACCGTGCCGTGCCACCATCGATCGAGCAGGAAGTCGCCGAGCACCGCGATGCGGGGCTGCTGCGCGCGAATGCGGGCGATGCTGTCGAGCGGAGTCATGATGACCGCCTTTCGGGGAGAGTGACGACCGGTCCGTTTGAGATCGACCGGAAGCGGGCAGAAGAAGAGGAGGCGCACTGCGCGCCGAACGCCGCACACGCACTGACGCACTGGAGGAACCGATGCCGCACGACCCGCGACCCGCCCCCGAGACGATCCCATCCGCCGAGGCGGCGGAACCGGCTGAGCGGCGGCCGATGGTGGCACCTCCCGGCGAGCGGCTCGCCGACGTGCGCAAGATCGCGGTGCTGCGGGGCGGCGGCATCGGCGATCTGCTGTTCGCGCTGCCCGCCATCACGGCGCTCGCCGCGGCCTACCCCGACGCCGAGGTGACGCTCCTCGGAGCGCCCGCCGCGCGGCTGCTCGACGGGCGAACCGGAGCCCCGCATCGCATCGTGGAGCTGCCCGTCGCGCCCGGAGTGCACGAACCGCGCGGAGCCGAGAGCGATCCGGCTGCGGTGGAGCGCTTCCTCGCGGAGCAGCGAGCGGAGGGGTACGACCTGGTCGCGCAGATGCACGGCGGCGGACGCTTCTCGAACCCCTTCGCCGCGGCGCTCGGGGCGCGCTGCACGATCGGCACGCGCACGGACGACGCTCTCGCGCTCGACCGCTCGCTGCCGTACGTCTACTTCCAGCACGAGGTGATGCGCTGGCTCGAGGTCGCGGGTCTGGTCGGTGCGCCGCCCGTCGATCTGGAGCCCCGTCTGCTCGTGACCGCCGACGAGCGCGCGCGGGGCCGCGAGCGGCTCGGCGCGGCCCCGCGCACCGTCGTGGTCCATCCCGGAGCCACTGACCCGCGCAGGCGCTGGCCCGTCGAGCGATTCGCGGCCGTCGCCGCCGAGCTGACCCGGGCCGGGGCGCGGGTCGCGGTGATCGGCGACGACTCCGAGCGCGCCCTCGCCGACGCCTTCGCGGCCGGTGCCGTCGCCGCGGGCGCAGCGGTCGAGCCGCTCAACCTCGCCGGCGAGCTGCCGTTCGCCGAGCTGCCCGGTCTGCTCGCCGCCGCCGACCTCTGCATCGCGAACGACAGCGGTCCGCGTCATCTCGCGCAGGCGGTGGGCACCGCCACCGCGTCCGTCTTCTGGTGCGGCAACCTGCTCAACGCCGGGCCCCTGGGCCGCGGGCGGCACCGCGCGCAGCTCTCGTGGACCACCCACTGCCCGGTGTGCGGGCGGAACAGCACGCAGGTGGGGTGGACGGCACCGAGGTGCGAGCACGATCTCTCGTTCGTCACCGATGTCGACGCCGAAGCGGTGCTCGCGGATGCGCGAGCACTGCTCGAGGCCCCCGCGCGCTGACGCGCGGGCGGGAGCCTCGAGCCGGTCGATCAGGGCCACGACGGCTCGTCCTCGGGGGCGATGACGAGTTCGCGCACCTCGGAGCGGGGCGGCTGCTGCAGGGCGAAGAGCACGGCGCGGGCGACGTTCGCGGGATCGTTGAGCTGCGCGTCGGCCGCCGGGCGGTACTGCTGGGGACGGTCGTCGAAGAACGACGTCTGCATGCCTGCGGGAATGAGGGTCGTCACGCCGAGGCGCCCCGACGTCTCCGCGGCCAGTGCGCGGGAGAACCCGAGCACGCCGAACTTCGAGGCGCAGTACGCGGTGGCCTCGGGGAGGGCGCGCAGCGCCAGCGAGGAGGCGATCGTCACCACGCGCCCGTGCACCCGCTCGAGGTGGGGCAGCGCGGCGCGCACGGTCGACACGGTGCCGAGCAGGTTCACGCCGATCACTCGCTCCCACTCGTCGGCGGCGACGTCTTCGAGACGGCCGCAGCGGTCGATGCCCGCCGCGGTGACGACCGCGTCGATGCCGCCGAGCTCCTCCGCGACGGCCGCCACGGCGCGCTCCACCTGCGCGCGGTCGGAGACATCGGCCTCCTGGGCGACGGCGCGATCGTGCCACGCGCTGACGTCGAGGTCGACGATCGCGGGGGTGCCCCCGGCCTCGAGCACGGCGTGGGCCACGGCGGCGCCGAGGCCGGAGCTGCCGCCGGTGATGAGGACGCGGCCGAGCGGGGTGGGAGTGGTCGAGAGGGTCATCGAGGGTCCTTTCTCAGGGGGATTCGCGAAGCTGCGGCGGGGTCCGCGCAGCGGGTCTTCGGGGGCCCGGCGAGCGTCGCGTGCGCGTGCCTGCCGGGCGGGGCGGAGGCGTCAGCCGACGCGCGCGATGGCGTCGGCGAGCGCTGTCGTCGACCGGCCGAGGTGGTAGGGGAGGGTGAGCACCCGCCCGCCCCACGACTCGACGAGCGCGGCCTCCGGGAGCGATTGCGCGCTGTAGTCGCCGCCCTTCACCCAGATGTCGGGTCGCAACCGGTCGAGCACGGCCTGCGGCCCGTCCTCCTCGAAGACCACGACCGCGTCGACGCAGGAGAGCGCCGTCAGCAGCTCGACGCGGTCGCGCTCCGTGATGAGCGGCCGCTCGGCGCCCTTCAAGCGGCGCACCGAGTCGTCGGAGTTGAGGCACACGATGAGGCAGTCGCCGAGCTCGCGCGCGGCGGCGAGCGTGCGCACGTGACCCGCGTGCAGCAGGTCGAAGCAGCCCCCCGTCGCGACGACGGTGCCGCCGGCGCTGCGGGCCTGCTCCGCCACCGCGAACGCGTCGGCTCCCGCCGCATCGGCGCGCGGCAGACGCGTGGTGCCGAGCGCTGCGACGCCCCCGGCGGCGAGGAACCCTCCCGCGGCGTCGACGCCGCGGCGCACCGCCTCGGGAAGGGGCTCGCCCTCCGCGAGCGCGATCAGGGCCGACGCGGCGTAGCGGTCGCCCGCGCCGCACGCGTCCGCCGCTTCGACGGGGCGCGCCGGGATGAGCGCCGGCGCGTGATCGGCGTCGAGCAGCAGGGCGCCCTGCGAGCCGAGGGTGACGGAGATCGCGATGCAGCCCCACCGTTCGCGCAGACGCCCCGCGGCCTCGGTCGCGGAGGCCGGATCGGGCGCGGTGCCGGCGGCCTTCGCCGCCTCCGAGAGGTTCGGCGTGACGAGGCGCGCCGACGGCACCGGGTCGGCACCCCGGGGATGCGGATCCCAGACGAGCGGCACCCGCGCCCCGCGTCGGTGCAGGGCGACGCGGATCTCGGGGTGGGCGGTGAGCGCCCGGCCGTAATCGGAGACGATGATCGCGTCGGCCTCCGAGATCGCGGTGATCATGTCGCGCGTGATGTGGGGCAGCACGGGGTCGCCGCATCCGTCGTCGATGCGGGCGACCGGCTGCCCGCCCGCCCGGAGCCGGGTCTTCACGGGCGTGGGGGCGGGCAGCGCGCCGGCGACGACGCGGATGCCGTCGAGGTGCTCGCGCAGCCGCTCGCCCGGCGCATCCGCCGAGAGCGCCGTCACGAGGGTCACCTCGTGCCCGTCGTGCAGCAGCATGCGGGCCACGAGCCCCGCCCCGCCGGCGCGCGACTGCCGGGACTGCACGTCCACGACCGGCACGGGGGCATCGGGCTGGAAGCGCTCGGCCACCCCGTCGATGTCTTCATCGAGGAGGGTGTCGCCGACGACGACGATATTCATGACTGCGGCTCCTTTCCGACGCACGCGTCGAACACTTCGCACACGGCGTGGATCGCCGCGAGCTGGCACTCCTGCACATGCGGAGACGCCCCGTCCAGGCAGATCGCGTCGTCGCAGAGGCGCGCGAGCGGGTTCGGCCCCGGCCCGGTGAGCGCCCAGCTCGTCGCCCCGGACTCCTCGGCGGCGCGCGCCGCCTCGAGGAGATTCGGGCTGCCCCCGCTGGTCGAGAGCAGCAGCACGATGTCGCCCGCCCGGGCGTGCGCGCGCACCTGGCGGGCGAACACCTGGTCGAAGCCGTAGTCGTTGCCGATCGCGGTGACGCTCGACGACTCGGCGTGCAGGGAGATCGCCGAGTAGGCGGCGCGATCCTCGCGGTAGCGCCCGACGAGCTCGGCGGTGAGGTGCTGCGCCTCGGCGGCCGATCCTCCGTTGCCGGCGACCAGCAGGCGGCGCCCGGCCTTCAGCCGGGTCGCGAGCTCGCGACCCCACGTTTCGAGGTGGTCGGCATGCCGTCGCGCGTGGTCGAGTGCGCGGGCGAGCGCGTCGAAGTGACTCGATACGAGGGTGGACGTCGGCGCCTCCGCCGCGATGGTCGGGGTGAGGGTGGGGGTGGTCATAGTGCGGCCTCCGCGAGGTGGGCGCCCGTGGCGCTGTCGATGCGTGTGGTGATCTGCTGCGAGTGGTGCTGCGCTCGCTCGCGCAGGGTGCGCGCGTAGATGAGCTCGGTGCGCGCCGCCACGCGCTCCCAGCTGTAGCGATGCTCGACGCGGGTGCGGCCCGCGGCTCCGAGCGCTGCGGCGAATGCGGGATCGGCGCGCAGGCGGGCGAAGGCCTCCGCGACGGCCTCCGGGTCCTGGGGCGGCACGAGCAGCCCGGTGCCCTCGTGCACGACGGTGTCGCCCAGGCCGCCCACGTTCGCGGCGACGACGGGCGTGCCGCACGCCATGCTCTCGAGCGGCACGATGCCGAAGGGCTCGTACCAGGGGGTGCACACGACGGCATCTGCGGCCCGGATCAGCGCGGGGACGTCGTCGCGGGGCACGCGGCCGAGGAACCGCACCTGATCGGCCACGCCGAGCGATTCCGCCAGGTCTGCGAGGCGCCGGGTCTCGGCGTCCGGGCCGACCGCGCCCGTCGGTGCGTCGCCGGTGCCGACGATGTGCAGCTCCACATCGGCGATCCCCTGCTCGCGGAGCACGCCGAGGGCCCGGATCGCGATGTCGACGCCCTTGCGCGGCACGAGGCGGCCGAGGCTCAGCACTCGGAACGCCCCTGCCCGGCGCGGCGGCCGATCGGCGTGCTCGAACATCTCGAGGTCGACGCCGCACGGCGCGATGTCGATGCGCTCGGCGGGGATGCCGAGCGCGTGCAGCTCCTCGACCTCGTCGGGGCACGTCGCGATGACGGTGTCGACGCGCTGCCCGACCAGGGGCTCGAGCCGCTCGCGCTCGGGCGGGCTCGTGTCGGCCGCGCCCTGGAACCGCCGCTTGACCGATCCGAGCGCGTGGAAGGTGTGGAGCACCGGCGGGTGGCCGGTGCCCCGCGCTTCCGCGGCGTCGAGTGCGGCGATGCCCGACATCCAGAAGTGGCTGTGCACGACGTCGGGCCGGTCGAACCGCCAGGCGGCGGCCAGCCCCTCGGCGAGCGCGGGCAGGTGCGGCAGCAGTTCGTCCTTCGGCACGTGCTGCTCCGGGCCCGCGGTGAGGTGCACCACCTCGACCCCCGGGCAGAGCGTCACCCGGGTGCGCGTCGACGGGTCGTCGCGCCGCGTGTACACGGTGACGCGGTGGCCGCGCTCGGCCAGCGCGCGGGAGAGGGCGGCGACGTGCACGTTCTGCCCGCCCGCGTCGACGCTTCCCGGCGTCGCCAGGGGGTTGGCGTGCTCGGAGACCATGGCGATCTTCATGATGCGACTCCTTCCGTCGTCAGCTGCGGCGCCCGGGTGCGGGATCGCGCCCGATGCGCGTGCGCCTCGTGCGCATCCGCGAGCACCGCGTCCCAGTCGTCGAGGAAGCGCGGGAGGCCGTAGCGCGCCGCAGCCGCCTCCCGCGCCACGGCGCCGCGGCGCCGCGCCTCGTCGGGGTCTCGGAGCAGGATGTCGGCGGTGGCGACGAGCTCGGCGGGGTCCGCCGACAGGGCGCCCGCCTCCGGCGGCACGGCCCGGCTCGCCTCCGTCGCGTCGAGCACGAGCACCGGCATCCCGAGGAACATCGCCTCGAGCAGCGACAGGCCGAGCGACGTCCAGCGCATCGGGTGCACGTAGGCCCGGCGGCGCGCCAGTTCGGCGTGGAGGTGCGCCGTCGGCAGGTCGCCGACCACCTGCAGGCGATCCTCCCCGAGTCCGAGCGCCGCGGGCAGGCGGTCGGCGGCGATGCCGAAGCAGTCGAGCCGTCCCGCGCTCGCGAACGCCGGGAGCAGGTCGGTGCCCGTGACCCGCCCGCGCCGCACCGGTTCGTTGATGACGACGCCGAGCGCCTCGAGCTCTCCCGTGTACTGCTGACCCGGGTCGGGGATGCCGTGCTCGATGACGATCGTCGGCGCCGCTCCGCAGTCCCAGATGAGACGGTTGAAGTGGGTGACGTGCACGATGGGGATGTCGGTGCGCTCGGCGAGGAAGTGCTGCTCCGACACGGGCGACTGCTTGGGCGTGTTGTGCTCCACGAACACGGTCGCGACGTCGCGGCCGAGTCGCCGCCCCAGCAGCGATTCCGCCCAGGCGAGCTCCTCCGTGCGCTGCA
It encodes the following:
- a CDS encoding carboxylate-amine ligase — protein: MSRTETDARSFGVEEEYLLLDAESGAPIDRAAQIVARRPELRREADREFFSSQLETASPVCTEAAEADAALRSFRDTAGAAAREEGAVLAGTGLPPVGGEQEGSVTPKARYREIRSELRAAAAHQYVTGTHVHVSVPSRDAGVTALRGLARWAPALLAITANSPIWCGEETGLASWRHIKSMSWPLAGYPPEFSSGDEYEQTVTRLVETGVLIDPGIVTWVARLSERFPTIELRIADAQLDPESAVSFALLVRGLVDRVLADVERGVEEQRATPGLVNGAIWMAARDGLSTSLIDPVQGTAQPAAAMLNDMFAYAEPSLESFGDAERVERYLGDLRTHGGPAQRQLASFRENGVAGLLELYRAAGVQGAR
- a CDS encoding glycosyltransferase family 9 protein, encoding MPHDPRPAPETIPSAEAAEPAERRPMVAPPGERLADVRKIAVLRGGGIGDLLFALPAITALAAAYPDAEVTLLGAPAARLLDGRTGAPHRIVELPVAPGVHEPRGAESDPAAVERFLAEQRAEGYDLVAQMHGGGRFSNPFAAALGARCTIGTRTDDALALDRSLPYVYFQHEVMRWLEVAGLVGAPPVDLEPRLLVTADERARGRERLGAAPRTVVVHPGATDPRRRWPVERFAAVAAELTRAGARVAVIGDDSERALADAFAAGAVAAGAAVEPLNLAGELPFAELPGLLAAADLCIANDSGPRHLAQAVGTATASVFWCGNLLNAGPLGRGRHRAQLSWTTHCPVCGRNSTQVGWTAPRCEHDLSFVTDVDAEAVLADARALLEAPAR
- a CDS encoding bifunctional alpha,alpha-trehalose-phosphate synthase (UDP-forming)/trehalose-phosphatase, whose translation is MTGMQDLTGGRELVMVSNRLPVDRVVAADGTTSWRTSPGGLVTAVEPIVEQLGCVWVGWAGSADEHIEPFEIGRMRLEPVDLSRDDVERFYEGFSNGTLWPLYHDVIASPEYHRHWWDRYVKVNRRFAERVAETAAQGAVAWIHDYQLQLVPAMLRELRPDLTIGFFLHIPFPPRGLFEQLPWRRSIIQGLLGADVIGFQRVPDAISFRTIAERYTHTQALGNTMVLPATADAPGRTVLAQEFPISIDAAAFAEVARRTETQQRAREIRAELGDPKTVMLGVDRLDYTKGIRHRLKAFDELLADDEIDASDIVLVQVASPSREQVDAYRQLRNEVELTVGRLNGEHGTIGHSPLVYLHRGYSREEMVALYLAADVLLVTPLRDGMNLVAKEYVACREDEQGVLVLSEFAGAADELKDALLVNPHDIEGLKAAFLRATHMPQEEQRRRMQGLRRAVHDNDVEHWASGFLGSMTSISETRAAAQASGTPEGATGPVSLVPQAFVPRSVGDRLRRIATASSLLVATDFDGTIAPIVPRPQDARMLPRARQALEMLSAAPGVRVALLTGRSLGGLADTGTGGEGWIVSGSHGSELTGFDVSGITGGIGGAPTDEESERLDRLTRRFERVLGSEPGVRLERKPFGVAVHTREVADPEYGRELLAAAVEFGVAEGLHVREGKQVREFSVRASDKGTVLQSIRDALPAGPVLFLGDDVTDEDAFAVLGPDDLGIKVGEGETAAAERIPDPAAAAAVLARLVELRTGIVIGSD
- a CDS encoding DNA topoisomerase IB, producing the protein MSGSGRRRGGPITRELDGDGFVYRRDGRRLTAAKEIARIEALAIPPAWTDVRIARGPSAKVLARGIDAAGRTQMIYHPRFRQRREREKFARLGRFGAALPKLRARVDRDLRRKRLGRERVVACVIRLIDLEFFRVGNEEYAAKHGSYGVTTLREEHIEATGSSVRFDFVGKSGKRHARRVADPRIARLIARLEELPGDEVFRFFEDTGVSRQVRSKHVNAYVKRVMGEEFTAKDFRTWGGSRMALSSLLEHDEDAFRTQKRAAAATREAIRSAAERLGNTPAVTKSSYIDPRVLALAEDRAARERLRKARKKMRPGEHLSVDEQCLLALLARRAPR
- the rfaE2 gene encoding D-glycero-beta-D-manno-heptose 1-phosphate adenylyltransferase; the protein is MTPLDSIARIRAQQPRIAVLGDFLLDRWWHGTVDRVAREAPAPVVELAGASDLPGGAANTARNLSALGARVRAFGAIGADEPGDRLRERLTEADVDVRALQRVAGARTTTKARVSVADQVLIRLDDTQREPWPEQVRRQLLDDLAEALAECDALVICDYGAALLDDAMISALAALPRAALLVVDAHDPARWAALRPDVITPNAGETERLLGERLGSGEDRVAAAAAAGDALRRRSGAEAVVVTLDRTGTVLLTDDAPPHRTRAHAAPEQQASGAGDVFVSALSVARAAGCELPRAVELAQLAADIAVERTGTCRCSLDELELRSSAAPDPQISVAELAERLDVHRRAGDRIVFTNGCFDVLHRGHTASLKQARRLGDVLVVALNSDDSARRLKGPGRPVNGVRDRANVLAELSCVDYVTVFDDDTACATIRELRPDVYAKGGDYTPEMLEEAAEVRRAGGEVVILDYVPDHSTTELIDRLRTTAEA
- a CDS encoding SRPBCC family protein; this encodes MHTVSSDIDIDLPVRTVYNQWTQFEDFPAFMGGVEEVKQVDETTLNWRVTVGGVERDFLAKITEQVPDERVAWNSVSGPSHAGVVTFHRLDENKTRVRLQLDWEPEGFVEHAGALLQLDDAQVAKDLKEFARLLESNGFESGAWRGAVDRPNDGTAV
- a CDS encoding DUF2795 domain-containing protein is translated as MSEPQNPIEVQRYLGGVDYPADRSALVDAARDSGAPNDVVSALEALADTSYDSPTAVSEALAR